The Achromobacter deleyi genome has a window encoding:
- a CDS encoding carbohydrate ABC transporter permease — MKTSLAQRSGMAEHERFIPMKTSLAQRFRIGERERFILLLVSPAVLVLLLFQIVPIAIGANASFRDWMLNNPKKTWVGLSHYISVLTDPAFIKIVLPNTFMFMFSSVAISLALGLGLAVALNRPFRGQSLVQTMLLLPLMIAPVIAAIMVRWMFNDQFGIVNVVFEAIGLEPRAWLAERWTAFGIILLTDVWLWTPWFTLLLLAGLQSLPKEPFEAAAIDGTTRWRVFRYLTVPMLHPVILVCVVIRAIDAFRVFDIVWTLTGGGPARQTEMFSQYAYQSAFVYLNFGRGSAAAIIGGAIILAVGLILYKFLDRVSKVSA; from the coding sequence ATGAAAACCTCTCTCGCACAGAGATCGGGGATGGCAGAGCACGAGCGCTTCATCCCGATGAAAACTTCCCTCGCACAAAGATTCCGGATAGGAGAGCGCGAGCGCTTCATTCTGCTGCTCGTGTCGCCCGCGGTGCTGGTGCTGCTGTTGTTCCAGATCGTGCCGATCGCCATAGGCGCGAATGCCAGTTTTCGTGACTGGATGCTGAACAATCCGAAGAAAACCTGGGTGGGCCTGTCGCACTACATCAGTGTCCTGACCGATCCGGCTTTCATCAAGATTGTGTTGCCCAATACCTTCATGTTCATGTTCTCCAGCGTCGCGATATCGCTGGCTTTGGGGCTGGGCCTGGCGGTGGCGCTGAATCGGCCGTTTCGTGGGCAAAGCCTGGTGCAAACCATGCTGCTGCTGCCGTTGATGATTGCCCCGGTCATTGCCGCCATCATGGTGCGCTGGATGTTCAACGACCAGTTCGGAATCGTGAACGTGGTGTTCGAGGCCATCGGCCTGGAACCCAGAGCCTGGCTCGCGGAGCGCTGGACGGCCTTCGGGATCATTCTTTTGACCGACGTCTGGCTGTGGACGCCATGGTTCACGCTACTGCTTCTGGCCGGCTTGCAGAGTCTTCCGAAAGAGCCGTTTGAAGCGGCGGCCATTGACGGCACGACGCGCTGGCGCGTGTTCCGCTACCTGACGGTTCCCATGTTGCATCCGGTGATTCTTGTGTGCGTGGTCATCCGGGCCATCGACGCGTTCCGGGTGTTCGACATTGTGTGGACCCTGACCGGCGGCGGCCCGGCGCGGCAGACCGAGATGTTCAGCCAATATGCCTACCAAAGCGCCTTCGTGTATCTGAACTTCGGACGAGGATCCGCCGCCGCCATCATCGGCGGGGCAATCATTCTGGCCGTGGGCCTGATCTTGTACAAGTTTCTTGACCGAGTGTCGAAGGTGTCAGCATGA
- a CDS encoding LysR family transcriptional regulator: MLGELRQLKAFLAIARLGNFTRAAHELHISQSALSVQIRQLENGLGVTLFDRNRRRVTMTQSGIELLPRFEALVQDMDALITDARDSGGPTRGVVTVAALPSVAASVLPAAMRELATSHPGISLRVRDSAAVRVIELCKSGAVDFGIGCIEKNDRDLVIEPLHTDQFCAVVAATHALANRKVLSLGELARQRLLLPVRDSSIRVQIEKTAAQANIDITAAYEAAFNSTLIAMAREGLGVAVLSELVVRHDDSRSLVSIPIRRPVVQRDIVVIASHGRPMSRAARIVADALRKVV; the protein is encoded by the coding sequence ATGCTTGGAGAGTTGCGGCAGTTGAAGGCCTTTCTTGCCATCGCGAGGCTGGGGAATTTCACGCGGGCCGCTCATGAATTGCACATTTCGCAGTCAGCGCTGAGTGTGCAGATCCGGCAATTGGAGAACGGGCTCGGGGTCACGCTGTTTGACCGCAACCGGCGGCGCGTCACCATGACGCAATCGGGTATCGAGCTGCTGCCGCGCTTCGAGGCGCTCGTGCAGGACATGGACGCCTTGATCACGGATGCGCGTGACTCAGGGGGGCCGACACGCGGCGTGGTGACGGTGGCCGCCCTGCCTTCCGTTGCCGCGAGCGTGCTCCCCGCGGCAATGCGGGAATTGGCGACCAGCCATCCCGGCATTTCGTTGCGGGTGCGGGATAGTGCCGCGGTGCGTGTGATCGAGCTGTGCAAGAGCGGCGCGGTGGATTTCGGAATAGGATGCATCGAAAAAAATGACCGCGACCTGGTCATAGAACCGCTGCACACCGACCAATTCTGCGCCGTGGTCGCCGCGACACATGCATTGGCGAACCGCAAGGTTCTGTCTCTGGGCGAGCTTGCTCGCCAACGCTTGTTGCTCCCCGTGCGCGACAGCAGCATCCGGGTTCAGATTGAGAAGACGGCCGCGCAGGCGAACATCGACATCACCGCCGCCTACGAGGCGGCGTTCAATTCCACGCTGATCGCCATGGCCCGCGAAGGGCTGGGCGTCGCGGTGCTGTCGGAGCTGGTTGTTCGTCACGATGATTCGAGATCACTGGTCTCCATACCCATACGCCGCCCCGTCGTTCAACGCGACATAGTCGTGATCGCCAGCCACGGAAGGCCTATGTCGCGTGCCGCGCGTATCGTGGCCGACGCGTTGCGCAAGGTGGTGTGA
- a CDS encoding SMP-30/gluconolactonase/LRE family protein, which translates to MFFAPPPVLETTVFARLPDELQSARGDNEWVRGQPHGGPAKSLLEGPSFGPDGLLYCVDVLNGRILRVSGSGQFEVLAEYDGWPNGLKFHQDGRIFVADYKNGIMEFDIRTGRVTPFVVRFNLERFKGVNDLFFAANGDMYFTDQGLTGWQDPSGRLFRVRPDGQINCLLDNLPSPNGLVMDRNETALYVAVTRANAVWKVPLLRNGTVGKVGTYVQLSGGGGPDGLALDAQGRLVIAHVGLGAVWVMSPVGEPAWRIRSTVGLHTTNVAFGGPDLQTLYITESESGTILTARLDVPGKPMYGGAQAR; encoded by the coding sequence ATGTTCTTCGCGCCGCCACCCGTCCTGGAGACCACGGTCTTCGCCCGCCTGCCCGACGAACTGCAATCGGCCCGCGGCGACAACGAATGGGTCAGGGGGCAACCTCATGGCGGCCCCGCAAAGTCGCTGCTGGAAGGGCCATCCTTTGGCCCCGATGGCTTGCTGTACTGCGTGGATGTGCTGAACGGACGCATTCTCCGGGTCTCCGGGAGCGGCCAATTCGAGGTGCTGGCGGAATACGACGGCTGGCCGAATGGACTCAAGTTTCACCAGGATGGCCGGATATTCGTTGCCGACTACAAGAATGGCATCATGGAGTTCGATATCCGCACTGGCCGGGTGACGCCCTTTGTCGTGCGCTTCAACCTCGAGCGCTTCAAGGGCGTCAACGATCTGTTCTTCGCGGCCAACGGCGACATGTACTTCACCGACCAGGGGCTGACGGGCTGGCAGGATCCCAGCGGTCGCCTGTTCCGGGTTCGCCCCGACGGCCAGATCAACTGCCTGCTGGATAACCTGCCCAGTCCGAACGGCCTGGTCATGGACCGCAACGAAACTGCGCTCTATGTCGCCGTCACCCGCGCGAATGCGGTCTGGAAGGTGCCTCTGCTGCGCAACGGCACCGTCGGCAAGGTGGGCACGTACGTTCAGCTTTCGGGCGGCGGCGGTCCCGACGGACTGGCGCTCGACGCGCAGGGCAGGCTGGTCATTGCCCATGTGGGTCTGGGGGCTGTCTGGGTCATGAGTCCTGTCGGTGAACCGGCCTGGCGCATACGTTCGACCGTGGGATTGCACACCACCAACGTGGCTTTTGGCGGACCGGATTTGCAGACGCTGTACATCACGGAATCCGAGAGCGGCACGATTCTGACCGCCCGCCTCGATGTGCCCGGCAAGCCTATGTACGGCGGCGCGCAGGCACGTTGA
- a CDS encoding 3-hydroxyacyl-CoA dehydrogenase family protein produces MIPTFRKQTMQQERNVVIVGGGTMGCDVAAIFHAAGWPIQIVEPAAASRDLLPARIQAAARAIGASPATAPRAPLAALRDIQWQGVALVIECAPETLALKQAIFAELEGLSPAHVPLTSNSSSLPISAIGEGLRTRDRMIGLHFFMPAHLVPAVEVVRSEYSSEAVVARVTDIMKQVRKKPVQVKRDVPGFLANRIQHAMMREAIALVEEGFASAEDVDVAVRYGFGFRLIAAGPLLQKDLAGIDIHCAAATTMYPHLRNDARPSALMRKLVEQGDIGVKSLGKKGFYEWDDAAIARERQRYELALKKAWQILKDEDDAM; encoded by the coding sequence ATGATCCCAACCTTCAGGAAACAGACCATGCAACAGGAACGAAACGTCGTGATCGTCGGCGGTGGAACGATGGGCTGCGACGTTGCCGCCATTTTTCACGCCGCAGGCTGGCCCATTCAAATCGTGGAGCCGGCGGCTGCAAGCCGGGACTTGCTGCCTGCGCGCATCCAGGCGGCGGCTCGCGCCATCGGAGCAAGCCCCGCTACCGCGCCGCGGGCCCCCCTCGCTGCGTTGCGCGACATCCAATGGCAGGGCGTCGCTCTCGTCATCGAATGCGCCCCGGAGACGCTGGCGCTCAAGCAAGCGATTTTTGCCGAGCTGGAGGGACTTTCGCCCGCGCATGTGCCGCTGACCAGCAACTCATCCAGCCTGCCGATCAGCGCCATAGGCGAGGGCCTGAGGACCCGGGATCGCATGATCGGATTGCATTTCTTCATGCCTGCCCATCTGGTGCCGGCCGTCGAAGTCGTGCGCAGCGAGTATTCCAGCGAGGCCGTCGTGGCCCGGGTCACCGACATCATGAAGCAAGTCCGAAAGAAGCCCGTGCAGGTCAAGCGGGATGTGCCTGGGTTCCTGGCCAACCGGATCCAGCACGCCATGATGCGCGAGGCCATTGCGCTGGTCGAGGAAGGCTTTGCCAGCGCGGAAGATGTCGACGTCGCGGTGCGCTATGGTTTCGGTTTTCGCTTGATCGCGGCAGGCCCTCTCCTGCAAAAGGATCTGGCCGGCATCGACATCCACTGCGCTGCGGCCACCACGATGTACCCGCACTTGCGCAACGATGCCAGGCCCAGCGCCTTGATGCGAAAACTGGTCGAGCAGGGTGACATCGGCGTCAAGTCACTCGGCAAGAAGGGGTTCTACGAGTGGGATGACGCCGCCATCGCACGCGAACGGCAGCGCTACGAGTTGGCCTTGAAGAAGGCCTGGCAAATACTGAAGGACGAAGACGATGCGATGTGA
- a CDS encoding Bug family tripartite tricarboxylate transporter substrate binding protein, with product MTSHALQTRRSLLKASAALALTPAALWMKAAHAQAYPSGPVSMMVPYPAGGPSDLSARILSGPIGDSLGAKVVVENLGGATGTIAASKVLNAKADGGVFFQGTQNELILPPLTNRAVRYQPDAFESVQPITVTHLVLLVRSGLPVNTTDDFLKLAGQRDASASLTYGTVGVGSLYHLITEYLGKVAQVPFTHVPYSGTAPVIQDLAGGQIDFSIMPFQASMLEMIKSGRFKAIAVLSKNKPAVLAHLPSISDTPALADFEYASYAGYYVKKGTPAAVKEALNKAIGHALEDKAVIAKLEADGRNVSARMSLEDAAAAYAREIAKYKEMIRVTGYVQAG from the coding sequence ATGACATCACACGCATTGCAGACACGCCGTTCCCTGCTCAAAGCCAGCGCCGCGCTGGCGCTCACGCCCGCCGCCCTCTGGATGAAGGCCGCGCACGCTCAGGCCTATCCCTCGGGACCGGTCAGCATGATGGTTCCCTACCCCGCCGGCGGCCCCAGCGACCTCAGCGCGCGCATCCTCAGCGGCCCCATCGGCGACAGCCTCGGCGCGAAGGTCGTGGTTGAAAACCTGGGCGGCGCCACGGGCACGATCGCGGCCTCTAAGGTGCTCAATGCCAAGGCGGACGGCGGCGTGTTCTTCCAGGGCACGCAGAACGAATTGATCCTGCCGCCGCTGACCAACCGCGCCGTGCGCTATCAGCCGGACGCCTTCGAAAGCGTTCAGCCCATTACCGTCACGCACCTGGTGCTGCTGGTGCGCTCCGGCCTGCCGGTCAACACGACGGACGACTTCCTGAAACTGGCCGGCCAGCGCGACGCGTCGGCGTCCCTGACCTACGGAACGGTGGGCGTCGGATCGCTCTATCACCTGATCACGGAATACCTGGGCAAGGTCGCGCAGGTGCCGTTCACGCATGTGCCTTATAGCGGCACCGCGCCGGTCATCCAGGACCTGGCCGGCGGCCAGATCGATTTCAGCATCATGCCCTTCCAGGCATCCATGCTGGAGATGATCAAGAGCGGACGATTCAAGGCGATCGCCGTGCTGTCGAAGAACAAGCCCGCCGTGCTGGCGCACTTACCCAGCATCTCGGACACGCCCGCGCTGGCCGATTTCGAGTACGCCAGCTATGCCGGCTACTACGTGAAAAAAGGCACGCCCGCCGCAGTCAAGGAAGCGCTGAACAAGGCGATCGGCCACGCCCTGGAAGACAAGGCCGTCATCGCCAAACTGGAGGCGGACGGCCGCAACGTCTCGGCGCGCATGAGCCTGGAGGATGCGGCCGCGGCCTATGCCCGCGAGATCGCGAAGTACAAGGAGATGATCCGCGTGACGGGCTACGTCCAGGCCGGCTGA
- a CDS encoding M20 family metallopeptidase, with amino-acid sequence MTLDTGLTAAQWLESQQPDMLALLADIVNIDSNSYDKPGVARVFRRLESFFSSHGLTVTSHYAGDIEAAISVTANRGSTVGKPVLLMGHCDTVFPAGEAARRPFRIEAGRAYGPGVADMKSGIVMNAFLLAAIARSGEAAPEVTGLFTCDEEIGSPLSKDAITAFGKEAGFVFNAEPGRPSGNVVTGRKGGVFFNMEIEGKAAHSGANFAEGISAISELAHKVVALDALTDIEAGVTVNVGLVNGGLSVNTSAPSASAAIDLRIFNLEQRESLVGSIRCICNKSFITGTLSKLDITGEFKPFVPTAQSHKLFELYQAELGAIGHKAEAEFSGGCADSGVTSSLGAITLCGTGPVGGKFHTLDEYCEVGTIVPRGLAVLNTILRLSHTQW; translated from the coding sequence ATGACTCTCGACACCGGACTCACGGCGGCGCAATGGCTGGAAAGCCAGCAACCGGACATGCTTGCCCTGCTGGCCGATATCGTCAATATCGATTCCAACAGCTATGACAAGCCTGGCGTGGCGCGCGTCTTCCGGCGTCTGGAATCGTTCTTCTCTTCCCACGGGCTGACTGTCACCTCCCACTACGCGGGCGACATCGAGGCCGCGATCTCCGTCACCGCGAATCGCGGCAGCACCGTGGGCAAGCCGGTATTGCTGATGGGGCATTGTGACACCGTATTCCCGGCCGGCGAAGCCGCCAGGCGGCCGTTCCGCATCGAGGCCGGCCGGGCCTATGGCCCCGGCGTGGCCGACATGAAATCGGGCATCGTCATGAACGCCTTCCTGCTGGCCGCCATCGCCCGCAGCGGCGAAGCCGCCCCGGAAGTCACCGGTCTGTTCACCTGCGATGAAGAGATCGGCTCCCCGCTAAGCAAGGACGCGATCACCGCGTTCGGCAAGGAGGCGGGCTTCGTCTTCAACGCCGAACCCGGCCGCCCGTCCGGCAACGTCGTGACCGGCCGCAAGGGCGGCGTGTTCTTCAACATGGAAATCGAAGGCAAGGCCGCGCACTCCGGCGCGAACTTCGCCGAAGGCATCAGCGCCATCTCCGAACTGGCGCACAAGGTCGTCGCGCTGGACGCGCTGACCGACATCGAAGCCGGCGTCACCGTCAACGTCGGCCTGGTGAACGGCGGGCTGTCCGTCAACACCTCGGCCCCGTCGGCCAGCGCGGCGATCGACCTGCGCATTTTCAACCTGGAGCAGCGCGAGTCCCTGGTCGGCAGCATCCGCTGCATCTGCAACAAATCCTTCATCACAGGCACCTTGTCCAAACTGGACATCACCGGCGAATTCAAACCCTTCGTACCCACCGCCCAATCGCACAAGCTGTTCGAACTCTACCAAGCCGAACTGGGCGCGATCGGACACAAGGCGGAAGCGGAATTCAGCGGCGGCTGCGCCGACTCGGGCGTGACGTCCAGCCTGGGCGCCATCACGCTGTGCGGCACCGGCCCCGTCGGCGGGAAGTTCCACACGCTGGATGAATATTGCGAGGTCGGCACCATCGTCCCCCGCGGACTGGCGGTGCTGAACACGATACTGCGGCTTTCCCACACCCAGTGGTAG
- a CDS encoding IclR family transcriptional regulator, giving the protein MTTNALYVGSVGKAFRVLDCFKVAAGDLSLTEIMEHSGLDKSAAQRYAYTLCAEGYLEQNPQTRRYRLGTGMLNLTFHFLRTHALVEALNPIMLDLSQATGEKISLSLRDGNELVHVMRHQTQTEHYHASLVGRRVPLYCTAGGRAVLSRLSEAELSSQLAGMELSAYTPKTLTTAKAVKAEVKKARDQGYALVVDEFILGEVSLGAAVTDAQGQAYGALHVAGASNAWSGEAYAAKFAPFLLQAIAQFQRRNPTD; this is encoded by the coding sequence ATGACGACAAATGCGCTGTATGTAGGGTCCGTGGGCAAGGCATTCCGGGTGCTGGACTGTTTCAAGGTCGCCGCGGGCGACCTCAGCCTGACGGAGATCATGGAGCACAGCGGACTGGACAAGAGCGCCGCCCAGCGCTATGCCTACACGCTGTGCGCCGAGGGATACCTGGAACAGAACCCGCAGACGCGGCGCTACCGGCTGGGCACCGGCATGCTCAACCTGACCTTCCATTTCCTGCGCACGCACGCGCTGGTGGAAGCGTTGAACCCGATCATGCTGGATCTGTCGCAAGCCACGGGCGAGAAGATCAGTCTGTCGCTGCGGGACGGCAATGAGCTGGTCCATGTCATGCGGCACCAGACCCAGACCGAGCACTACCACGCGTCGCTGGTCGGCCGGCGGGTGCCGTTGTATTGCACCGCCGGCGGACGCGCGGTGCTGTCGCGGCTGAGCGAGGCGGAACTGTCGTCGCAACTGGCCGGGATGGAACTGTCAGCCTATACGCCCAAGACCTTGACGACCGCCAAGGCGGTCAAGGCCGAGGTAAAGAAGGCGCGCGACCAGGGCTACGCGCTGGTCGTGGACGAGTTCATCCTGGGCGAGGTCAGCCTCGGCGCGGCGGTGACGGATGCGCAGGGCCAGGCTTATGGGGCGCTGCATGTGGCGGGCGCGTCCAATGCGTGGAGCGGCGAGGCCTATGCGGCGAAATTCGCGCCTTTTCTGTTGCAGGCCATCGCGCAGTTCCAGCGCCGCAACCCGACGGATTGA
- a CDS encoding MarR family winged helix-turn-helix transcriptional regulator, with protein MPKQQQGLQVIQHMGQTYRVMQSAFSSKVGHALPRWRILLALHECGQCSQKHLAERCRLDPASLTRQLQAMQKLGWIARAVDTQDNRLTNASLTPAGQAVVNQALPKRAAFFEESLKGLSAADIDTLNRVLSVLEENFLHAAGDRQKAA; from the coding sequence TTGCCTAAACAACAACAAGGCCTGCAAGTCATCCAGCACATGGGCCAGACCTACCGGGTCATGCAAAGCGCCTTCAGCAGCAAGGTCGGCCACGCATTGCCGCGCTGGCGCATCCTGCTTGCGCTGCATGAATGCGGCCAGTGCTCGCAGAAGCACCTGGCCGAACGCTGCCGGCTGGATCCCGCATCGCTCACGCGCCAGTTGCAGGCCATGCAGAAGCTGGGCTGGATCGCGCGCGCCGTGGACACCCAGGACAACCGCCTGACCAACGCCAGCCTGACGCCGGCCGGACAGGCCGTGGTCAACCAGGCCCTGCCCAAGCGCGCGGCTTTCTTCGAAGAATCGCTCAAGGGCCTGTCGGCCGCCGACATCGACACCCTGAACCGCGTGCTGAGCGTGCTGGAAGAGAATTTCCTGCACGCGGCGGGCGACAGGCAAAAAGCCGCCTGA
- a CDS encoding MDR family MFS transporter — protein MPAPTPATPHSPGQVLPFRQTLLAMLGMCFVMMMVAIDQTVVGTALPTIVAELRGFELYAWVATSYLLTSVITVPIFGRLGDYYGRKPFVVAAIVLFTLASALCGAADTMLELVLARALQGIGGGMLVGTAFASIPDLFPDPHVRLRWQVMLSSAFGIANAVGPTLGGALTEHYGWRTVFYVNLPIGILGLWFVARYLPHLRNHTPGKVRLDWQGALLIALGLGGLQLLVELLPKEGFTPPIVLLGAGSIAAFAALIWWEKRCPHPLLPLDMFRNRGLATLFTLALLVGVTMYSLLFYAPLLLQGGFGLSPQDAGLLITPMVVFITVGSIVNGRIITRIRNPNRMLYAGFILMALSCLGIVTTHSYTSHALIAAYMLMAGLGMGFIMPNLTVFAQQTAGRSHLGIATALLQSLRMIGGMLGTAVVGTMVSHSYFSGMESTLRGASAQWLPELNDPQMLVNPVAQTEFLAQLAHQGQDGTSLIEIARVALVGAIHEGQLIALAVAIFAIWCVRRVPLVQLVRPSKPEPAGVGE, from the coding sequence ATGCCCGCCCCCACTCCCGCCACGCCGCACTCGCCCGGCCAGGTGCTTCCTTTCCGGCAGACCCTGCTTGCCATGCTGGGCATGTGCTTCGTCATGATGATGGTCGCCATCGACCAGACGGTGGTGGGCACGGCGCTTCCGACCATTGTGGCGGAACTCAGGGGCTTCGAACTGTATGCATGGGTAGCGACGTCTTACTTGCTGACCTCCGTCATCACGGTGCCGATCTTCGGCCGGCTGGGCGATTACTACGGGCGCAAACCGTTCGTGGTGGCGGCCATCGTGCTGTTCACCCTGGCCTCGGCGCTGTGCGGCGCGGCCGACACCATGCTCGAACTGGTGTTGGCGCGGGCGCTGCAGGGCATCGGCGGCGGGATGCTGGTGGGCACCGCCTTCGCGTCCATCCCCGACCTGTTCCCCGACCCCCATGTGCGGCTGCGCTGGCAGGTCATGCTCAGTTCCGCCTTCGGCATCGCCAACGCAGTGGGCCCGACGCTGGGCGGCGCGCTGACCGAACACTACGGCTGGCGCACGGTGTTCTACGTCAACCTGCCGATCGGCATCCTGGGCCTCTGGTTCGTGGCGCGCTACCTGCCGCATCTGCGCAACCACACCCCGGGCAAGGTGCGGCTGGACTGGCAGGGCGCGCTGCTCATCGCCCTGGGGCTGGGCGGTCTGCAGCTGCTGGTGGAACTGCTGCCCAAGGAAGGCTTCACCCCGCCCATCGTCCTCCTGGGCGCGGGCAGCATCGCCGCCTTCGCCGCGCTGATCTGGTGGGAAAAGCGCTGCCCGCATCCGCTGCTGCCGCTGGACATGTTCCGCAATCGGGGCCTGGCCACGCTTTTCACGCTGGCCCTGCTGGTGGGCGTGACGATGTATTCGCTGCTGTTCTACGCGCCGCTGCTGCTGCAAGGCGGTTTCGGCCTGTCGCCCCAGGACGCGGGCCTGCTGATCACTCCCATGGTCGTATTCATCACGGTGGGCAGCATCGTCAACGGGCGCATCATCACCCGCATCCGCAATCCCAACCGCATGCTCTACGCGGGCTTCATCCTGATGGCGCTCTCGTGCCTGGGAATTGTTACCACCCATAGCTATACGTCACATGCGCTGATCGCCGCATACATGCTGATGGCCGGCCTGGGCATGGGATTCATCATGCCCAACCTGACGGTCTTCGCGCAGCAGACCGCAGGACGGAGCCACCTGGGCATCGCCACCGCGCTGCTGCAGTCCTTGCGCATGATCGGCGGCATGCTGGGCACGGCCGTCGTCGGCACCATGGTCAGCCACAGCTACTTCAGCGGCATGGAATCCACGCTGCGGGGCGCGTCCGCGCAATGGCTGCCGGAGCTGAACGACCCGCAAATGCTGGTCAATCCGGTGGCGCAGACCGAGTTCCTGGCACAATTGGCGCATCAGGGCCAGGATGGAACATCGCTGATCGAGATCGCGCGGGTCGCGCTCGTGGGCGCCATCCATGAAGGGCAGCTCATCGCCCTGGCCGTCGCCATCTTCGCAATCTGGTGCGTGCGGCGCGTGCCCCTGGTGCAATTGGTCCGGCCTTCCAAGCCGGAACCCGCTGGCGTCGGAGAGTAG